The following coding sequences lie in one Proteiniborus ethanoligenes genomic window:
- a CDS encoding TrkH family potassium uptake protein, with product MQEMVIIDFINKFVESKLNPAQVLALGFGGLILIGATLLNLPLASVDGKSIGFINSLFTASSAVCVTGLVVVNTATHWSIFGKVVIILLIQMGGLGFMTMATLVALILGKRITLKGRLLIQEGLNQLSLEGVVKLTKYVIISTLVIEAIGAVLLSTRFIPIYGFKTGILFSIFHSISAFCNAGFDITGNSIVPFVGDFIVNITISILIIIGGLGYTVYIDVTTHKNLKKCSLHTKFVLFITGILLLAGFIFFFIVEYTNPDTLGNLSFLEKIIASMFQSVVTRTAGFNSIDIGSISKATTFMMIILMFIGGSPSSTAGGIKTTTFGVIILSIITVLKGKTDVEAFKKRIPNELIFRALAVVGIGLFLVILVTMVLTLTEVDATFLDILFETTSAFATVGLTRGITPDLSSLGKIILTFTMFAGRLGPLTLGFALAKKQDEYKGNYRYSEGKIIVG from the coding sequence CATTAGCTTCAGTAGATGGAAAAAGCATAGGGTTTATTAACTCTTTATTTACTGCTTCTTCAGCTGTATGTGTAACAGGATTAGTTGTAGTCAACACTGCTACTCATTGGTCTATATTTGGCAAGGTAGTAATTATCCTATTGATTCAAATGGGAGGCTTAGGGTTTATGACCATGGCCACATTAGTGGCTCTGATTCTTGGTAAAAGGATTACTTTGAAAGGTAGGCTATTGATACAAGAAGGATTAAATCAACTTTCGTTAGAAGGCGTAGTAAAGCTCACAAAATACGTGATAATATCTACTTTAGTTATAGAAGCTATTGGAGCAGTACTATTGTCAACAAGATTTATACCTATATACGGCTTCAAAACAGGGATTTTGTTTTCTATATTTCACTCGATATCAGCCTTTTGCAATGCAGGCTTTGATATTACCGGCAATAGCATAGTGCCTTTTGTAGGCGACTTTATTGTTAATATTACTATTTCTATACTCATTATTATTGGAGGATTAGGATACACTGTTTATATTGATGTAACTACTCATAAAAATCTAAAGAAATGCTCGCTTCACACTAAATTTGTTTTATTTATCACAGGAATATTGCTCCTTGCTGGCTTTATATTTTTCTTTATAGTTGAATATACGAATCCAGATACCCTAGGGAATCTATCTTTTTTAGAAAAAATAATTGCTTCTATGTTCCAATCTGTTGTAACTAGGACTGCTGGATTTAATAGTATAGATATAGGAAGCATTTCTAAAGCTACTACATTCATGATGATAATATTAATGTTTATAGGAGGTTCCCCAAGCTCTACAGCAGGAGGTATAAAAACAACTACCTTTGGTGTTATAATACTTTCAATAATAACAGTACTTAAAGGTAAAACTGATGTTGAAGCATTTAAGAAGAGAATTCCTAATGAGTTGATATTTAGGGCGTTAGCAGTAGTAGGTATAGGGCTTTTCTTAGTAATTTTAGTTACTATGGTATTGACTTTAACAGAAGTAGATGCTACTTTCTTAGATATATTGTTTGAAACAACATCTGCCTTTGCCACCGTAGGCTTGACAAGAGGCATTACACCTGATCTATCAAGTCTTGGTAAAATAATATTGACATTTACCATGTTTGCAGGAAGGCTGGGACCCTTAACCTTAGGATTCGCATTGGCTAAAAAGCAAGATGAATATAAAGGAAACTATAGATACTCTGAAGGGAAAATAATAGTAGGCTAG
- a CDS encoding potassium channel family protein, producing MKQFVVIGCGRFGASVARTLHSQGYDVLAIDNDEEKVQEISESVTYAVQANVEDENVLKSLGIRNFDVAVISIGSDIQASIMATLIVKEMGVKTVIAKAQSDVHAKVLYKIGADRVVFPERDMGVRVAHNLVSSNVLDYIELAPNYSIIEIFALKEWENKTLKELRLPAKYGINVMAIKQNDSVNISPYADDIVKPGDVLIVIGSNEDLSKLEKKAD from the coding sequence ATGAAGCAATTTGTTGTTATTGGATGTGGAAGATTTGGAGCAAGTGTAGCCAGAACATTGCATAGTCAAGGCTATGATGTGCTTGCAATTGATAATGATGAAGAAAAAGTACAGGAAATATCTGAATCAGTTACCTATGCAGTACAAGCTAATGTAGAAGATGAAAATGTATTAAAATCCTTAGGTATAAGAAATTTTGATGTTGCTGTAATAAGTATAGGCTCTGATATTCAAGCATCTATCATGGCAACTCTTATTGTAAAAGAAATGGGAGTAAAGACAGTAATAGCAAAGGCACAAAGTGATGTTCATGCAAAGGTGCTATATAAAATAGGTGCTGACAGAGTTGTATTTCCTGAGAGAGATATGGGTGTGAGAGTAGCACACAACTTAGTATCATCAAACGTTCTAGATTATATCGAATTGGCACCTAATTATAGTATAATAGAAATTTTTGCACTTAAAGAATGGGAGAACAAAACACTCAAGGAGCTTAGGCTACCAGCCAAATATGGAATAAATGTAATGGCTATAAAGCAAAATGATAGTGTAAACATTTCTCCTTATGCTGATGATATTGTAAAGCCTGGAGATGTACTAATAGTAATTGGAAGCAATGAAGATTTAAGTAAGTTAGAAAAAAAGGCAGATTGA
- the rlmB gene encoding 23S rRNA (guanosine(2251)-2'-O)-methyltransferase RlmB, which translates to MCEMITSSSNTIIKEIKSLHRKKDRWAKNSFFVEGVRGVEDCIKSGIRVEYLVYSDMLLSTNGGQQLLEEISYKDYKIYYISDKLFKEVSDTEKPQGILAVVKLHLKDIKEALLEKNNFLVLLDRIQDPGNLGTIIRTADAFGANGVIVTEGCVDVFNPKTIRSTMGSIFHVPIIYYGCIKEAIRDLKAYNIKIITTSLAAKKYSYEIDFNTSFSLVIGNEASGVSEEVMEASDSLIKIPMTGQAESLNAAIASSVIMYEALRQRAYFQKNHKI; encoded by the coding sequence ATGTGTGAAATGATAACTAGTTCTTCAAATACAATTATAAAAGAAATAAAATCTCTCCACAGAAAAAAAGACAGATGGGCAAAAAATAGCTTTTTTGTTGAAGGAGTTAGAGGAGTTGAAGATTGTATAAAATCTGGTATAAGAGTAGAATACCTAGTGTATTCTGATATGCTATTGAGTACTAATGGTGGACAACAGCTCCTTGAAGAAATAAGCTATAAAGATTATAAAATATACTATATATCTGATAAACTTTTTAAAGAAGTATCTGATACTGAAAAGCCACAAGGCATATTAGCAGTAGTAAAGCTTCATTTAAAAGATATAAAGGAAGCTCTATTAGAAAAAAACAACTTTTTAGTGCTTTTAGATAGAATTCAGGATCCTGGCAATTTGGGAACCATAATAAGAACAGCAGATGCATTTGGTGCAAATGGAGTTATAGTTACAGAAGGGTGTGTAGATGTATTTAATCCTAAGACCATTCGCTCTACTATGGGATCAATTTTTCATGTTCCAATTATATATTATGGCTGCATAAAAGAAGCCATAAGAGATTTAAAGGCTTATAATATAAAAATAATCACCACATCCTTAGCTGCAAAAAAATACTCCTATGAGATAGATTTTAATACAAGCTTCTCCTTAGTTATTGGCAATGAAGCATCTGGAGTATCCGAAGAAGTTATGGAAGCCTCCGATTCACTTATTAAAATACCGATGACAGGGCAAGCAGAGTCCCTAAATGCAGCTATAGCTTCATCGGTAATAATGTATGAGGCTTTAAGACAGAGGGCTTATTTTCAAAAAAATCATAAAATTTAG
- a CDS encoding YqzL family protein produces MFNAEFFWKMFELTGSVNAYLIYKKLIMNCQINI; encoded by the coding sequence ATGTTTAACGCAGAATTTTTCTGGAAAATGTTTGAGCTTACTGGCTCTGTCAACGCCTATCTAATATATAAGAAGCTTATTATGAACTGTCAAATTAATATCTAA
- the pheS gene encoding phenylalanine--tRNA ligase subunit alpha has product MRELLKIMKERALLELENTNKLEELEQLRIKFLGKKGELTQVLRGMGSLSSEERPIVGQVANEVRVLIENGIEKVKEKLKEESKNIKLNAEILDISMPGTQIEKGHRHPLIGVMEELENIFMSMGFSIVQGPEVETVYNNFDALNSPENHPSRDPSDTFYITDDILLRTHTSPVQIRTMKENKPPLRIVSAGRTFRFDDVDDTHSPMFHQLEGLVVDKNITMANLKHTIDMFIRELFGSQMKTRFRPHYFPFTEPSAEVDVSCLKCMGKGCEACNGTGWSMELLGCGMVHPNVLRNCGIDPEIYSGFAFGLGVDRIAMVKYGINNIRLLFENDMRFLNQF; this is encoded by the coding sequence ATGAGAGAATTATTAAAAATTATGAAAGAAAGGGCTTTGCTTGAGCTTGAAAACACAAATAAGCTTGAAGAGCTTGAACAATTAAGGATTAAGTTTCTAGGTAAAAAAGGTGAATTGACCCAAGTTTTAAGAGGGATGGGCAGTTTATCTAGTGAAGAAAGACCTATAGTTGGTCAAGTGGCAAATGAGGTTAGGGTATTAATAGAAAATGGCATTGAGAAAGTTAAAGAGAAACTTAAGGAAGAGTCAAAAAATATAAAATTAAATGCAGAAATATTAGATATTTCCATGCCAGGAACCCAAATAGAAAAAGGACACAGACATCCACTTATAGGAGTAATGGAGGAGCTAGAAAATATTTTCATGAGCATGGGATTTAGCATAGTACAGGGTCCAGAGGTGGAAACTGTGTACAATAACTTTGATGCATTGAACTCTCCTGAAAATCATCCTTCAAGGGATCCGTCAGATACCTTTTATATAACTGATGACATCCTATTAAGAACTCATACATCGCCAGTGCAGATAAGGACAATGAAAGAAAACAAGCCACCGCTAAGAATAGTATCTGCAGGTAGAACCTTTAGATTTGATGATGTAGATGATACTCACTCACCAATGTTTCATCAGCTAGAGGGATTAGTAGTAGATAAAAATATTACAATGGCTAATCTTAAGCATACAATAGATATGTTTATTAGAGAGCTTTTTGGAAGCCAAATGAAAACCAGATTTAGACCCCATTATTTTCCTTTTACTGAGCCAAGTGCTGAAGTTGACGTGTCATGCTTAAAATGTATGGGTAAAGGCTGTGAAGCATGTAATGGAACAGGTTGGAGTATGGAACTACTTGGATGTGGAATGGTCCATCCAAATGTTCTAAGAAACTGTGGAATAGACCCTGAAATTTACAGTGGTTTTGCATTTGGACTAGGTGTAGACAGAATTGCCATGGTTAAGTATGGCATTAACAATATAAGACTTTTATTTGAAAATGACATGAGATTTTTAAATCAGTTTTAA
- the pheT gene encoding phenylalanine--tRNA ligase subunit beta has translation MLVPVKWLKEYVDIDIDAKELADRLTMSGSHVDSIDSIDSGIENVVVGKILEIQRHPDADKLVVTIVDVGEEKVQIVTGADNIKVGDYIPVALVGAKLPGGVKIKKGKLRGVESCGMLCSAQELGINDNVVSKENKDGIFILDKEYTLGQDIKETLGLYGEVIDFEITPNRSDCLSIIGMARETAATLGKAVKYPKIEIKNEVDDIKDYVNGITVQDKDLCKRYYAKVVKDIKIEPSPMWMQRRLMEAGVRPINNIVDITNYVMLEVGQPLHAFDLDVLEGKKIIIRRAEEGEKIITLDDVERTLDSTMLVIADEKKPVGIAGVMGGEDSGVTEKTKNILIESANFNGRSVRLTSRKTSLRTEASAKFEKDIDPNLVDMACNRVCQLIEEIGAGTVVKNHIDIYEGKLEERVMELSPEKANKLLGTSIEPMEMVRMLNALELKAKLENHRIVVEIPSFRRDLEIEADLIEEVGRIYGLHRITPQPILGTLVKAEKSIPRQIEDKAKNILTGIGLNEITTYSFISPKQYDKLNISDESMKRKYVEIRNPLGEDYSVMRTTLIGNTLDVLTRNYKHGVEKAWTYEIGNTFIPKELPVADLPYENRTLCIGMYGESDFFKIKGVADLLLDKLGIKDYEYIREKNDPTFHPGRTANITLGNHVLGIIGEVHPDVSENYGMKERVYVAELSFDLMILASNLEKKYTPLPKYPSVTRDIALVLNEDIMVKEIEKIIMENGKKLVEAVKLFDVYKGGQVEAGKKSVAYSITYRSHDKTLTDDDVSQVHNKIVEELKEKLNATLRS, from the coding sequence ATGCTAGTACCTGTAAAATGGTTAAAGGAATATGTAGATATAGATATAGATGCAAAAGAACTTGCAGATAGACTGACTATGTCAGGTTCCCATGTGGATTCCATAGATAGTATAGATAGTGGAATAGAAAATGTAGTAGTAGGCAAAATTCTAGAAATCCAAAGGCATCCTGATGCAGATAAATTAGTAGTTACCATAGTAGATGTAGGTGAAGAAAAGGTTCAAATAGTAACTGGAGCAGATAATATAAAAGTAGGAGATTATATACCTGTTGCATTAGTAGGTGCGAAGCTTCCAGGAGGAGTTAAAATAAAAAAAGGTAAGCTTAGAGGTGTGGAGTCCTGTGGAATGCTTTGCTCAGCACAGGAACTAGGTATAAATGACAATGTAGTATCTAAGGAAAACAAAGATGGCATATTTATACTAGATAAAGAATATACCTTAGGCCAAGATATAAAGGAAACTCTAGGGTTATATGGAGAGGTAATAGATTTTGAAATAACTCCAAATCGCTCAGATTGTTTAAGCATCATTGGTATGGCAAGGGAAACAGCAGCAACACTAGGTAAAGCTGTGAAGTACCCTAAAATAGAGATAAAAAATGAAGTAGATGATATTAAGGATTATGTTAATGGAATAACTGTACAGGATAAGGACCTATGCAAGAGATACTACGCAAAAGTTGTAAAGGATATTAAAATAGAACCATCACCTATGTGGATGCAAAGAAGACTTATGGAAGCAGGAGTAAGACCCATAAACAATATAGTAGATATCACAAACTATGTTATGCTGGAAGTTGGTCAGCCCCTACATGCTTTTGATCTTGATGTATTAGAAGGCAAAAAAATAATTATAAGAAGAGCAGAGGAAGGCGAAAAAATCATTACTTTAGATGACGTAGAAAGAACTTTAGATTCAACAATGCTAGTTATAGCAGATGAAAAGAAACCTGTAGGCATAGCAGGGGTTATGGGAGGAGAAGATAGCGGAGTTACAGAAAAGACAAAAAATATACTTATTGAATCTGCTAACTTTAATGGAAGAAGTGTTAGACTGACATCAAGGAAAACAAGCCTAAGAACGGAAGCATCAGCTAAATTTGAAAAGGATATTGATCCAAACCTAGTAGATATGGCCTGCAATCGTGTTTGTCAGCTAATTGAAGAGATTGGCGCAGGTACTGTAGTGAAAAATCATATAGATATATATGAGGGTAAATTAGAAGAGCGTGTAATGGAGCTATCTCCAGAAAAAGCAAATAAGCTTTTAGGAACATCAATAGAACCAATGGAAATGGTAAGGATGTTAAATGCTCTTGAACTAAAAGCAAAGCTTGAAAATCATAGGATAGTTGTAGAGATACCATCCTTTAGAAGGGATTTAGAAATAGAAGCAGACCTAATAGAAGAAGTAGGAAGAATTTATGGGCTCCATAGAATTACCCCACAGCCAATCCTAGGAACTTTAGTAAAGGCTGAAAAATCCATACCGAGACAGATTGAAGATAAAGCAAAAAATATATTAACAGGAATAGGATTAAACGAAATAACAACCTATTCATTCATAAGTCCAAAGCAATATGACAAGTTAAATATCTCAGATGAAAGCATGAAGAGAAAGTATGTAGAAATAAGAAATCCTTTAGGTGAAGATTATAGTGTCATGAGGACTACTCTCATAGGAAATACTCTTGATGTGTTGACTAGAAATTATAAGCACGGAGTAGAAAAGGCATGGACTTATGAAATAGGAAATACATTTATTCCAAAAGAACTTCCTGTTGCTGATTTACCTTATGAAAATAGAACTCTTTGTATTGGAATGTATGGAGAAAGTGATTTCTTTAAAATAAAAGGTGTAGCAGATTTGCTACTAGACAAACTAGGAATTAAAGACTACGAATATATTAGAGAAAAAAATGACCCTACATTTCATCCTGGCAGAACAGCAAATATAACACTAGGAAATCATGTATTAGGAATAATAGGGGAAGTTCACCCAGATGTTAGTGAAAACTATGGAATGAAGGAGAGAGTCTATGTAGCAGAGCTTAGCTTCGACCTAATGATTCTAGCCTCTAATCTAGAGAAAAAATATACTCCACTACCAAAATACCCTTCAGTAACTAGGGATATTGCATTAGTCCTTAATGAAGATATTATGGTGAAGGAAATAGAGAAGATAATAATGGAAAATGGGAAAAAGCTAGTTGAAGCTGTAAAGCTATTTGACGTATATAAGGGTGGGCAGGTAGAAGCAGGAAAGAAAAGTGTAGCCTATTCTATTACCTACAGATCCCATGACAAAACACTAACAGACGATGATGTATCACAAGTTCACAATAAAATAGTAGAAGAGCTAAAAGAAAAACTAAACGCCACACTAAGAAGCTAA
- the zapA gene encoding cell division protein ZapA — MTNKERVIVNIGGQEFSVVGNESEEYIKGIAKLVDDNIKEITKKNKRLSQSMAAILAAFNIGDKYTKSLKDLNDLRKNTVEPLNQFEQMKSELEESKNKLQAVKSECDSYKDELLQSKREIEKLNRMIRKQEEDLKLKDEEVINNNKTIDDLQNKLFESQVEMVQIRKELREALKMLDMD; from the coding sequence ATGACGAACAAGGAAAGGGTTATAGTTAATATAGGTGGTCAAGAATTCTCTGTAGTAGGTAATGAATCAGAGGAATATATAAAAGGTATAGCAAAGCTTGTAGATGATAATATTAAAGAAATAACTAAAAAAAATAAAAGATTAAGTCAATCTATGGCTGCTATTTTAGCGGCATTTAATATTGGGGATAAATATACAAAAAGTCTTAAAGATTTAAATGATTTGAGGAAAAATACAGTTGAACCATTAAATCAATTTGAACAAATGAAGTCTGAATTAGAAGAAAGCAAAAATAAGCTACAGGCTGTAAAAAGTGAATGTGATAGCTATAAAGATGAGCTGCTTCAATCAAAAAGAGAAATCGAAAAACTAAATAGGATGATTAGAAAGCAGGAAGAGGATTTAAAGCTTAAGGACGAAGAAGTGATTAATAACAACAAGACTATAGATGATCTTCAAAATAAGCTTTTTGAAAGCCAAGTTGAGATGGTTCAAATCAGAAAAGAGCTTAGAGAAGCTTTAAAAATGCTAGACATGGATTAA
- a CDS encoding DUF3656 domain-containing U32 family peptidase, which translates to MIDKIEILAPVGSVESLYAAVENGADAVYLGGKLFNARQYASNFTDDDLKNAVEYAHLRNVKVYVTANILLDDYELKEIIDYLTFLYNIDVDAVIVQDLGLARIIKELFPDFEVHGSTQMSINNYKGVQFLEELGFNRVVLARELSTTDIRYIKDNTNIELEAFIHGALCVSYSGQCLMSSLIGGRSGNRGTCAQPCRMPYSIVSKKDNKIINPKYEEKYLLSPKDLNTVEHLKDIIDAGIVSLKIEGRMKKPEYVAIIVNGYRKELDRILGIHNERLSEREHKDIAQMFNRGFTKGYINNEYGKNFISFDKPNNRGILIGEVVKLERDLITIKLQEPISKGDGIEIINKDGSSYGQIIDKILLGNKTIDASDAGSTIRLNSSNKAEVGAKVYKTFDLLLNIRAAETYTKKETLKRFPINMAVEISIGEPVRLMLWTDEHYISLESNEAAEKGLKVVLEKEKVINQMNKLGDTPYYLNNIDVNLEEGAMIPVSVLNGLRRKGIEELNKKRGNFNNRLEINREKINERANEIFNYPINEIKSLRKISVKVDNVSQFMELDLNKLNRVYLNFNEDIEACIKEIKKHNKEVYLSTEKIIDNMEFCKLDKLFDNVASQIDGISSSNIGTLKFIKDRYNTNIHCDIGLNIFNSSTVKLLIDNGVSSLMLSPELKLGQIAHICKTNNVEYEVLGYGHLPLMTTKHCPMSLVRGCENDDNCNTCELRSGYGLYDRKGMTFEMKRKGKSTVIYNSQPLIVAEYIDKIFSAGIHMMRLDFTIEKENIRFIQELYYEIAMNGIFKNEMKEKLENIKMKTGNTTGHFFRGVL; encoded by the coding sequence ATGATAGATAAAATAGAGATATTAGCTCCAGTTGGTAGCGTTGAATCCTTATATGCGGCAGTTGAGAATGGTGCGGATGCAGTGTACCTTGGTGGGAAATTATTTAATGCAAGACAATATGCTTCTAATTTTACAGATGACGATTTAAAGAATGCGGTAGAATATGCACATTTAAGGAATGTTAAAGTATATGTTACAGCCAATATACTGCTTGATGACTACGAATTAAAGGAGATAATCGATTATTTAACATTTTTATACAATATAGATGTAGACGCAGTAATAGTGCAGGATTTAGGACTTGCAAGGATTATAAAAGAACTTTTTCCGGACTTTGAAGTTCACGGTAGTACTCAGATGTCTATTAACAACTACAAAGGAGTACAGTTCTTAGAGGAACTAGGTTTCAATAGGGTAGTTTTAGCCAGAGAATTGTCAACTACAGATATAAGGTATATAAAGGATAATACTAATATAGAGTTGGAGGCATTTATTCATGGTGCACTGTGCGTATCCTATTCAGGACAATGTTTAATGAGTAGCTTAATTGGTGGAAGAAGTGGAAATAGAGGAACCTGTGCTCAACCCTGTAGGATGCCTTATTCAATAGTCAGTAAAAAGGATAATAAAATAATTAATCCTAAATATGAAGAAAAGTATCTTTTAAGTCCAAAGGATTTAAATACAGTTGAGCATTTGAAAGACATTATAGATGCTGGAATAGTTTCATTAAAGATAGAAGGTAGAATGAAAAAGCCTGAGTATGTGGCTATTATAGTAAATGGATATAGAAAGGAACTAGACAGGATATTAGGAATTCACAATGAAAGACTATCAGAAAGAGAACATAAGGACATAGCTCAAATGTTCAATAGAGGATTTACTAAAGGTTACATTAACAATGAGTATGGGAAAAACTTCATATCCTTTGACAAACCAAATAATAGAGGAATTTTAATTGGAGAAGTTGTAAAGCTTGAGAGGGATCTTATTACCATAAAGCTTCAGGAGCCTATAAGCAAGGGCGATGGTATAGAAATAATAAATAAGGACGGAAGTAGCTATGGACAAATAATAGATAAAATACTTTTAGGGAATAAGACCATAGATGCAAGTGATGCTGGAAGCACTATAAGACTAAATAGCTCCAATAAAGCAGAGGTTGGAGCCAAGGTTTATAAAACCTTTGACTTATTACTAAATATAAGGGCAGCAGAAACCTACACTAAAAAAGAGACTTTAAAAAGGTTTCCAATCAATATGGCTGTGGAGATTAGTATAGGAGAACCAGTAAGACTTATGCTTTGGACAGATGAACATTACATAAGCCTCGAGAGTAATGAAGCTGCTGAAAAGGGCTTAAAGGTTGTCCTAGAAAAAGAAAAGGTAATAAATCAAATGAATAAGCTAGGAGACACTCCTTATTATTTAAACAACATAGATGTGAATCTAGAAGAGGGAGCTATGATACCGGTTAGTGTTTTAAATGGTCTAAGAAGAAAGGGAATAGAAGAATTAAATAAAAAAAGAGGTAATTTTAATAACAGACTAGAAATAAATAGAGAAAAAATAAATGAAAGGGCTAATGAGATTTTTAATTATCCTATTAATGAAATAAAAAGCCTTAGAAAAATTAGCGTGAAGGTAGACAATGTTTCACAATTTATGGAACTAGACCTTAATAAACTAAATAGGGTTTATTTGAATTTTAATGAAGATATAGAAGCTTGTATAAAAGAAATAAAAAAACACAATAAAGAAGTATATCTATCTACAGAAAAAATTATTGACAATATGGAGTTTTGTAAGCTTGATAAATTATTTGACAATGTAGCTAGTCAAATAGATGGAATAAGTTCATCTAATATAGGTACATTAAAATTTATCAAGGACAGGTATAATACTAATATCCATTGTGATATAGGGCTAAATATATTTAATAGCTCTACAGTAAAGCTTTTAATAGATAATGGCGTAAGCAGCTTGATGCTTTCACCTGAACTAAAACTAGGTCAAATTGCTCATATCTGTAAAACTAATAATGTAGAGTATGAAGTACTTGGATATGGGCATTTACCTCTGATGACGACAAAGCATTGTCCTATGTCTCTTGTGAGAGGCTGTGAGAATGATGATAATTGTAATACATGTGAGCTTAGAAGTGGATATGGTTTATATGATAGAAAAGGCATGACTTTTGAAATGAAGAGAAAAGGCAAATCAACAGTCATCTATAATAGTCAGCCTTTAATAGTTGCTGAATATATTGATAAAATATTTTCTGCTGGTATCCATATGATGAGATTGGATTTTACTATAGAAAAAGAAAATATAAGATTTATTCAGGAATTATATTATGAAATTGCAATGAATGGAATATTTAAGAATGAAATGAAGGAAAAACTGGAAAATATTAAAATGAAAACAGGCAATACTACAGGACACTTTTTTAGAGGAGTGTTATAA